The Paraburkholderia sp. ZP32-5 genome includes a window with the following:
- a CDS encoding substrate-binding domain-containing protein, whose amino-acid sequence MKQVIRAIGAGMLALGILGTVGAARADDKVTLGVAIPTADHGFTGGIVWWANKAKADLEKAHPDLKVIVKTAAGAPEQANQLQDLVTVNKINALVIFPFESASLTQPVAQVKKKGVYVTVVDRGLTDTSAQDAYVAGDNTAFGKIPAEYLAKALDGKGNIVALRGIPTTLDNERWTAFTGVMKNYPDIKILDAKYANWNRDDAFKVMQDYLTRFKHIDAVWAADDDMAVGVIKAIDQAKRNDIKIVFGGAGSKGMVKNVMDGAPMIKADVSYSPKFIYDAIKLTAEARLKGDKLPATTIIPSVLITKENAQQFYFPDSPF is encoded by the coding sequence ATGAAGCAGGTCATTCGAGCGATCGGCGCCGGCATGCTGGCGTTGGGAATACTGGGCACCGTAGGCGCGGCGCGTGCCGACGACAAGGTCACGCTGGGCGTCGCGATTCCGACGGCCGACCACGGCTTTACCGGCGGCATCGTCTGGTGGGCGAACAAGGCGAAGGCCGATCTGGAGAAAGCGCATCCCGATCTGAAGGTGATCGTGAAGACCGCGGCCGGCGCGCCCGAGCAGGCGAACCAGTTGCAGGATCTCGTGACCGTCAACAAGATCAACGCGCTGGTGATCTTCCCGTTCGAATCGGCTTCGCTGACGCAGCCGGTTGCGCAGGTGAAGAAAAAAGGCGTGTACGTGACGGTCGTCGATCGCGGGTTGACCGACACCAGCGCGCAGGATGCGTATGTGGCCGGCGACAACACCGCGTTCGGCAAGATCCCCGCCGAGTATCTGGCGAAAGCGCTCGACGGCAAGGGCAATATCGTCGCGCTGCGCGGCATTCCGACCACGCTCGACAACGAGCGCTGGACTGCCTTCACCGGCGTGATGAAGAACTATCCGGACATCAAGATTCTCGATGCGAAGTACGCGAACTGGAATCGCGACGACGCGTTCAAGGTGATGCAGGACTATCTGACGCGCTTCAAGCACATCGACGCGGTATGGGCCGCCGACGACGACATGGCCGTCGGCGTGATCAAGGCGATCGATCAGGCCAAGCGCAACGACATCAAGATCGTGTTCGGCGGCGCGGGCTCGAAGGGCATGGTGAAGAACGTGATGGACGGCGCGCCGATGATCAAGGCCGACGTGTCGTACTCGCCGAAATTCATCTACGACGCGATCAAGCTGACCGCCGAAGCGCGTCTGAAGGGCGACAAGCTGCCGGCCACGACGATCATTCCGTCGGTGCTGATCACGAAGGAAAACGCGCAGCAGTTCTATTTCCCGGACTCGCCGTTCTGA
- a CDS encoding sugar phosphate isomerase/epimerase family protein, giving the protein MKTIKGPAIFLAQFMGDDVPFDNLAHLAGWAAGLGFKGIQVPCDSRLIDLDKAATSDAYCDELRETADNAGVTITELSTHLQGQLVAVHPAYDTLFDGFAAPQVRGNPAARTQWASEQMKLAAQASQRLGLTTHVSFSGALAWPYLYPWPQRPAGLVEAAFDELARRWSPILDAFDAAGVDVCYELHPGEDLHDGVTFERFLDAVKQHPRANILYDPSHFVLQQLDYLAFIDIYHERIKAFHVKDAEFRPTGKQGVYGGYSGWVERAGRFRSLGDGQIDFGAIFSKMAQFDFPGWAVLEWECALKHPHDGAREGAEFIRRHIIRVAEHAFDDFAGSGVDDAQLKSVLGI; this is encoded by the coding sequence ATGAAAACCATCAAAGGTCCGGCGATCTTTCTCGCCCAGTTCATGGGCGACGACGTGCCGTTCGACAATCTCGCGCATCTGGCGGGCTGGGCCGCCGGCCTCGGCTTCAAGGGCATTCAGGTGCCGTGCGACTCGCGCCTGATCGATCTCGACAAAGCGGCCACGAGCGACGCGTATTGCGACGAACTGCGCGAAACGGCCGACAACGCGGGTGTGACCATCACCGAGCTGTCGACCCATCTGCAAGGCCAACTGGTCGCCGTGCATCCGGCCTACGACACGTTGTTCGACGGCTTCGCCGCGCCGCAGGTGCGCGGCAATCCGGCGGCACGCACGCAATGGGCGAGCGAGCAGATGAAGCTCGCCGCGCAGGCATCGCAGCGGCTGGGACTGACCACGCATGTGTCGTTTTCGGGCGCGCTCGCGTGGCCGTATCTATACCCGTGGCCGCAGCGGCCGGCCGGTCTCGTCGAAGCCGCGTTCGACGAACTCGCGCGCCGCTGGAGCCCGATTCTCGATGCATTCGATGCGGCCGGCGTCGACGTCTGCTACGAGTTGCATCCGGGCGAGGACCTGCACGACGGCGTCACGTTCGAACGCTTTCTCGACGCGGTCAAACAGCATCCGCGCGCGAATATCCTGTACGACCCGAGCCATTTCGTGCTGCAACAGCTCGATTACCTTGCGTTCATCGATATCTATCACGAGCGCATCAAGGCGTTTCATGTGAAGGACGCGGAGTTCCGGCCCACCGGCAAGCAGGGCGTGTATGGCGGCTATAGCGGCTGGGTCGAACGGGCGGGACGCTTTCGCTCGCTCGGTGACGGGCAGATCGATTTCGGCGCGATCTTCTCGAAGATGGCGCAGTTCGATTTTCCGGGTTGGGCCGTGCTCGAATGGGAGTGCGCGTTGAAGCATCCGCACGACGGCGCACGCGAGGGTGCGGAGTTTATTCGCCGCCACATCATCCGCGTGGCCGAGCATGCATTCGACGATTTCGCCGGCAGCGGCGTCGATGACGCGCAACTGAAAAGCGTGCTCGGGATTTGA
- a CDS encoding Gfo/Idh/MocA family protein has protein sequence MQRRRLRLGMVGGGQGAFIGAVHRIAARLDDCFELVAGALSSDPQRAQASAVEAGIARSYADWREMARAEAARDDGIDAVAIVTPNHLHAPVATAFLEAGIHVICDKPLAVSLAEGEALARLARDKKRLFALTHTYSGYPLVRHARELVERGELGDIRVVQVEYAQDWLAEPVEASGTNRQAGWRTDPALAGPAGCLGDIGTHAYQLAAFVTGTMPDALAAEVHTFVPGRRIDDHVQAMLRYSNGARGMLWASQVASGAENALRLRVYGTKAGLAFDQEQPNELWFTPLGGLAECLTRARVKSAIAAHATRVPAGHPEGYLEAFAQLYKDAALQIEALNAGLAAPPESRLLTTVDDGVAGLRFIDTVLRSSAADGAWSRIGPA, from the coding sequence ATGCAACGAAGAAGGCTCAGACTCGGCATGGTCGGCGGCGGGCAGGGCGCGTTCATCGGCGCCGTGCATCGGATCGCCGCGCGGCTCGACGACTGCTTCGAACTGGTGGCGGGCGCGTTGTCGTCCGATCCGCAACGCGCGCAGGCGAGTGCTGTCGAGGCCGGTATCGCGCGCAGCTACGCGGACTGGCGCGAGATGGCGCGCGCCGAAGCCGCGCGCGACGACGGCATCGACGCGGTCGCGATCGTCACGCCGAATCATCTGCATGCGCCGGTCGCGACAGCGTTTCTCGAAGCGGGCATTCACGTGATCTGCGACAAGCCGTTAGCGGTTTCGCTCGCAGAGGGTGAAGCACTCGCGCGGCTCGCACGCGACAAGAAGCGGCTCTTTGCGTTGACGCATACGTATTCCGGCTATCCGCTGGTGCGGCATGCGCGCGAGCTGGTCGAGCGCGGCGAGTTGGGCGACATACGTGTCGTGCAGGTCGAATATGCGCAGGACTGGCTCGCCGAGCCGGTCGAAGCAAGCGGCACGAACAGGCAGGCAGGGTGGCGCACCGATCCGGCGCTGGCCGGGCCCGCTGGTTGTCTCGGCGATATCGGCACGCACGCGTATCAGCTTGCCGCGTTCGTGACCGGGACGATGCCGGACGCGCTAGCGGCGGAAGTGCATACGTTCGTGCCGGGACGCCGTATCGACGATCACGTGCAGGCGATGCTGCGCTATTCGAACGGCGCGCGCGGGATGTTGTGGGCGAGTCAGGTGGCGAGCGGCGCGGAGAACGCGCTGCGTTTGCGAGTGTATGGCACGAAGGCGGGGCTCGCATTCGATCAGGAGCAGCCGAACGAATTGTGGTTCACGCCGCTGGGTGGACTGGCCGAATGCCTGACCCGCGCGCGTGTGAAAAGCGCAATTGCCGCGCATGCGACGCGCGTGCCGGCGGGGCATCCTGAAGGTTATCTGGAAGCGTTCGCGCAGTTGTACAAGGATGCGGCGTTGCAGATCGAAGCGTTGAACGCGGGGCTGGCGGCACCGCCGGAAAGCCGGCTATTGACGACCGTCGACGATGGCGTGGCAGGGCTGCGTTTTATCGATACGGTGTTGAGAAGCAGCGCCGCGGATGGCGCATGGTCGCGGATTGGACCGGCGTGA
- a CDS encoding bestrophin-like domain — translation MSAFVDHPATMFVVLLVVFALAIAFGASVLRRFLKLSGEERDDFNIVQTSTLTLLALLIGFTLSMAVNRYDQRKNLEENEANAIGTEYARADVVDAAVGARIKTELVHYAQLRREHFQTRDPGELARVDRATTQSQTELWRLATQVAKDQPTPIGAAVMTGMNDVLNSQDYSEAALENRIPRGAWVLMIMIAMLACAVQGYGAKGHIRRGLLVVILPVTVALSLTLIADIDSPRGGFILVQPQNLTRLLRSLGT, via the coding sequence ATGTCAGCATTCGTCGATCATCCGGCCACCATGTTTGTCGTGCTTCTCGTCGTCTTCGCGCTTGCCATCGCTTTCGGCGCATCGGTTTTGCGACGCTTTCTGAAGCTCTCCGGCGAAGAGCGCGATGACTTCAATATCGTTCAGACCTCGACCTTGACACTGCTTGCGCTGCTGATCGGTTTTACGTTGTCGATGGCGGTCAACCGCTACGATCAGCGCAAGAATCTGGAAGAAAACGAAGCGAACGCAATCGGCACCGAATATGCACGCGCCGATGTGGTCGACGCTGCCGTCGGCGCGCGGATCAAGACGGAACTGGTTCACTACGCGCAATTGCGGCGCGAACATTTTCAGACGCGGGACCCGGGGGAGCTGGCGCGCGTCGATCGGGCCACGACGCAATCTCAAACCGAACTGTGGCGGCTCGCCACCCAGGTCGCGAAAGACCAGCCGACGCCGATCGGCGCGGCCGTGATGACCGGCATGAACGACGTACTCAACTCGCAGGACTATTCCGAGGCGGCGCTTGAAAACCGCATTCCGCGCGGCGCGTGGGTGCTGATGATCATGATCGCGATGCTGGCCTGCGCGGTGCAGGGTTATGGTGCGAAAGGCCATATTCGCAGGGGGCTGCTCGTCGTTATCCTGCCCGTCACGGTGGCGCTTTCGCTGACGCTCATTGCGGATATCGACAGTCCGCGAGGTGGCTTCATTCTCGTGCAGCCGCAAAATCTGACGAGGTTGCTCAGGTCGTTGGGCACATGA